In Rhododendron vialii isolate Sample 1 chromosome 9a, ASM3025357v1, the following are encoded in one genomic region:
- the LOC131300945 gene encoding uncharacterized protein LOC131300945, with protein MGLRALPLSPSQNGFFPNSGITQLGVNQNLTKHGAIQRRPKFRRVSAKLENEEEEPKKDKQSLFGMVTDALDFAQARSEEDAQLLEEAREATKSGEKMSKEQYGALRRKIGGTYKDFFKSYIEVDGQYVEEGWVDKTCKICKKDTRGEPRQVDKMGRYAHVACLEKPDSGNFFTRLFSR; from the exons atggGGCTTAGGGCTCTCCCTTTGTCACCCTCACAAAATGGGTTCTTTCCTAATTCTGGAATAACCCAATTAGGAGTAAACCAGAACCTGACCAAACATGGTGCAATTCAAAGAAGACCCAAATTCAGAAGGGTTTCAGCCAAATTGgagaatgaagaagaagaacccaAGAAGGATAAGCAATCCTTGTTTGGGATGGTGACAGATGCCCTTGATTTTGCCCAAGCAAGGTCAGAGGAGGATGCCCAGCTTCTAGAGGAGGCTAGAGAAGCCACCAAGTCTGGAGAGAAAATGAGCAAGGAACAG TATGGAGCTCTTAGGAGGAAGATTGGTGGGACATACAAGGATTTCTTTAAATCTTATATTGAAG TGGATGGACAATATGTTGAAGAAGGTTGGGTGGACAAAACATGCAAAATTTGCAAGAAAGATACCAGGGGTGAACCAAGGCAAGTGGACAAGATGGGCAGGTATGCTCATGTGGCTTGTTTGGAAAAGCCTGATTCCGGCAACTTCTTTACCAGACTCTTCTCCAGATGA